A region of Desulfovibrio sp. UIB00 DNA encodes the following proteins:
- a CDS encoding DegT/DnrJ/EryC1/StrS family aminotransferase — MDNPVFVTRSKMPEFSEYAQYMSQLFSTRFLTNNGPFCQCLEKNLAKWLNIEHLAVCSNGTLALQLALHVAGLSGKKVITTPFSYVATVSAPLWVGCEVVFADIDEETLCLSPASVAEHMATDVAGIVPVHVYGAICDVDAMAKVAESIPIIYDAAQCFGSTFRGKSVLDYGDYSTCSFHATKVFHTVEGGCIVAHSEKALESLKLMRACGHSGDTHIHLGVNAKLSEVHAAMGLCLLEKTKSSIAARRQLSQMYDALLPSHLVGRPKLQDGLEYNYAYYPVIFDDEKTLLKVQERLNVQNIFPRRYFYPVLTSLPYLKTRQSCPVAESVSRRVLSLPLYEGLEESIVDSISQDIRFCCSRTIT; from the coding sequence ATGGACAATCCAGTTTTTGTAACCAGATCAAAGATGCCAGAATTTTCAGAGTATGCTCAATATATGAGCCAACTCTTTTCTACCCGTTTTCTAACGAATAATGGTCCATTTTGCCAGTGTTTGGAGAAAAACCTTGCAAAATGGCTGAATATTGAGCACCTAGCTGTTTGTTCCAACGGTACTCTGGCTTTGCAATTGGCATTACACGTTGCTGGACTGTCAGGAAAAAAAGTAATTACAACGCCTTTTTCTTATGTTGCAACGGTTTCTGCTCCACTTTGGGTTGGATGTGAAGTTGTTTTTGCTGATATTGACGAAGAAACTCTCTGCCTTTCACCTGCTAGTGTTGCAGAGCATATGGCTACTGACGTAGCTGGTATTGTACCTGTTCATGTCTATGGGGCCATTTGTGATGTGGACGCTATGGCAAAAGTTGCAGAGAGTATTCCGATAATTTATGATGCCGCACAGTGTTTTGGTAGTACGTTTCGAGGGAAAAGTGTGTTGGATTACGGAGATTACTCCACATGCAGTTTTCACGCTACTAAAGTTTTTCATACTGTGGAAGGAGGTTGCATAGTTGCCCACTCAGAAAAAGCCTTGGAGTCTCTCAAACTCATGAGAGCCTGTGGTCACAGCGGAGATACTCATATTCATTTAGGAGTTAATGCCAAGCTTTCTGAAGTGCACGCAGCCATGGGGTTGTGCCTTTTGGAGAAAACTAAAAGTAGCATTGCAGCTCGTAGGCAACTTAGTCAGATGTATGATGCCTTGTTGCCATCCCATTTGGTTGGTCGTCCTAAACTACAAGACGGCCTTGAATACAATTATGCTTACTATCCAGTAATATTTGATGATGAAAAAACTCTTCTGAAGGTGCAAGAACGCTTAAATGTTCAAAATATTTTCCCACGCCGATATTTTTATCCCGTGCTAACCTCATTGCCGTATTTGAAGACGCGGCAAAGTTGCCCTGTTGCGGAAAGTGTCTCTCGAAGAGTTCTAAGCCTACCACTTTACGAGGGGCTGGAAGAATCAATTGTGGATAGTATTTCGCAAGATATTCGTTTCTGTTGTAGCAGAACAATCACGTAG
- a CDS encoding WbqC family protein produces MKIGIMQPYFFPYIGYWQLVNAVDIFVVYDDVNYIKNGWINRNKILVNGSEHYVTLPLQNMSPFKKINEICVTDNNLAKNKLLKTIEQNYKKAKYFEQIMPMVESAVCKCGNNLSNIVVNSINEVCSYLGITTKIILSSFLDKKKETTAQETIISLVKSLGGDFYYNAIGGKSLYDKEEFLKNGISLSFIKTMQVYYKQFGNFFVPNLSVIDVLMFNSPLEISNMLKCYELE; encoded by the coding sequence ATGAAAATAGGAATAATGCAGCCATATTTTTTCCCGTATATTGGTTACTGGCAGCTTGTTAATGCTGTTGATATTTTTGTAGTGTATGATGATGTTAATTATATAAAAAATGGATGGATTAATCGGAATAAAATATTAGTAAACGGAAGTGAACACTATGTAACTCTGCCGCTACAAAATATGTCTCCCTTTAAAAAAATTAATGAAATTTGTGTGACGGATAATAATTTAGCAAAAAATAAATTATTAAAAACGATCGAACAAAATTATAAAAAAGCTAAATATTTTGAACAAATAATGCCTATGGTCGAGTCAGCTGTTTGTAAATGTGGAAATAATTTATCAAACATTGTTGTTAATTCGATAAATGAAGTTTGTTCCTATCTTGGTATTACGACAAAAATTATTTTATCATCTTTTCTTGATAAGAAAAAAGAAACAACAGCGCAAGAAACGATAATTAGCCTTGTCAAATCACTTGGTGGGGATTTTTATTATAATGCCATTGGTGGTAAATCCCTATACGACAAAGAAGAATTTTTGAAAAATGGGATTTCACTTTCTTTTATAAAGACGATGCAAGTATACTATAAACAATTTGGCAATTTTTTTGTACCGAATCTATCAGTAATAGACGTTTTGATGTTTAATAGTCCTCTTGAAATTTCAAACATGCTAAAGTGCTATGAACTTGAATAG
- a CDS encoding ATP-grasp domain-containing protein, with translation MKHSVNILIFPAGAENALELYRSLRYAPRFRVFGASSVEDHSAFVYEPESYIYGLPYIQSPDFLEAFNSVLHEHNIHMVFPTHDDVSLFLLENKESIDALVVGSSVSTALICRDKRLLYNRFKNFSFCPICFEQKDESIFPLFAKPARGQGGQGCSIVNSDQEISAVLQDPAMLLCEYLPGNEYTVDCFTSKSGALLFAGMRSRDLVKMGISFVSRSVPMTEECRLIAETLNSELEFRGLWFFQVKQDTHGRLKLLEVSTRIAGTMGLYRQLGVNFAQLSAYDALNMDVSVLVQPLNVTLSRCLQNIYKLKIHYDVVYMDYDDTLVCNDKINILAIQFLYQCKNSSKKIILLTKHEGDLNESLKNINLCRGLFDEIIHLAAHEAKVDKIIYKNAILVDNLFSERKDAYEKKGIYVFDVDTLECLLDY, from the coding sequence ATGAAGCATTCTGTGAACATCCTAATTTTTCCAGCGGGTGCAGAAAATGCGCTTGAGCTCTATCGTTCTTTACGATACGCGCCTCGATTTAGAGTCTTTGGAGCATCTAGTGTTGAAGACCACAGTGCGTTTGTGTATGAGCCTGAAAGCTATATATATGGTTTGCCATACATTCAATCACCAGACTTTTTAGAAGCGTTCAACTCAGTCCTGCATGAGCACAATATTCATATGGTTTTTCCAACTCATGATGACGTTTCTTTATTTTTATTGGAGAACAAAGAGTCGATAGACGCGCTTGTGGTTGGTTCTTCTGTCTCTACTGCTCTTATCTGCAGAGATAAAAGGTTGCTTTACAATAGATTCAAGAATTTCTCTTTTTGTCCTATTTGTTTTGAACAAAAAGATGAGTCAATCTTCCCACTCTTTGCTAAGCCCGCTAGAGGGCAGGGGGGGCAAGGCTGTTCAATAGTTAATTCTGATCAAGAAATCAGTGCTGTTTTGCAAGATCCAGCCATGCTCCTTTGTGAATACCTGCCAGGTAATGAATACACAGTTGATTGTTTTACAAGTAAATCTGGAGCCTTGCTTTTTGCTGGTATGCGCAGTCGAGATCTTGTGAAGATGGGAATATCTTTTGTTTCTCGATCTGTGCCAATGACTGAGGAGTGTCGTTTAATAGCTGAAACTCTCAACTCAGAGTTGGAATTTCGCGGGCTCTGGTTTTTTCAAGTGAAGCAGGATACGCATGGAAGGCTGAAGCTGCTTGAAGTTTCTACCCGAATAGCGGGCACAATGGGGCTCTACAGGCAGTTAGGTGTAAATTTTGCACAATTATCTGCATATGATGCGTTGAATATGGATGTTTCTGTCTTAGTTCAACCTTTGAATGTTACTTTGAGTCGCTGTCTTCAAAATATTTATAAACTCAAAATTCATTACGACGTCGTATATATGGATTACGATGATACTTTAGTTTGTAATGATAAAATAAATATTCTAGCTATACAATTTTTGTATCAATGTAAAAATTCCTCAAAAAAAATCATTTTGCTCACAAAGCATGAAGGCGATCTTAATGAAAGCCTTAAAAATATTAACTTGTGCAGGGGGCTTTTTGATGAAATTATTCATCTTGCAGCCCATGAAGCTAAAGTTGATAAAATAATTTATAAAAATGCAATTCTTGTCGATAATCTTTTTTCCGAGCGCAAAGATGCCTATGAGAAAAAAGGTATTTATGTTTTTGATGTTGACACTCTTGAATGCTTACTGGACTATTAA
- a CDS encoding IS3 family transposase, whose protein sequence is MLELANDRRRFGSPRLHELLRREELVQNHKRTERIYQEENLSVRTRKRVKRPSHARIVQAGPAGPDE, encoded by the coding sequence ATGCTGGAACTGGCAAATGACCGACGTCGTTTCGGTTCTCCGCGCTTGCATGAATTATTGCGCCGGGAAGAGCTGGTGCAGAACCACAAGCGGACAGAAAGGATTTACCAGGAAGAAAACCTTTCGGTGCGTACCCGCAAACGCGTGAAGCGTCCAAGCCATGCCCGTATTGTCCAGGCTGGCCCTGCTGGCCCGGATGAGCA
- a CDS encoding radical SAM/SPASM domain-containing protein encodes MRFCDFPFKYFYLDYFDGRAMLCPWMRNPQGCIGNIFEKSVDELWTNDQANMLRESILNNSFEHCRIEGCPFLQNGNLPDVDDSERTIETQLKPYPTHINLAYDFVCNQYCETCRPDKFRPPKNYHILMRAIRDRIAPYLNTAKSISTSGHGDPFASAYMMDILSNIHPVDPELCILLETNGVYFDEAHWTRIEHLKTVDLRVIVTINSFHEWTYNHISRGGNYKKLMHNLMFLRSLRKDGYIKHFTNTLVIQDRNFREIPEFIDRSFEELECDQVILRPCYQWGTMPADVFWFKDVLNPCHPYHSEYLEIMAHPQLQDKRVFNFAGGTLHPATRFPSADAGA; translated from the coding sequence ATGAGATTTTGTGATTTTCCTTTTAAATATTTCTATCTTGATTATTTTGATGGTCGCGCAATGTTATGTCCCTGGATGCGTAATCCACAAGGATGTATTGGCAACATTTTTGAAAAAAGTGTGGATGAGCTTTGGACAAACGACCAAGCAAATATGTTGCGTGAGTCTATTCTGAACAATTCTTTTGAGCATTGTCGCATAGAAGGCTGTCCTTTTTTACAGAATGGTAATCTTCCAGATGTTGACGATTCAGAGAGGACAATCGAAACTCAACTCAAGCCCTATCCGACGCACATAAATCTTGCTTATGATTTTGTCTGCAATCAGTACTGTGAAACATGCCGACCTGACAAATTTCGTCCGCCTAAGAATTATCATATCCTTATGCGTGCTATTCGAGATAGAATTGCCCCATATTTAAACACAGCGAAGTCGATTTCAACAAGTGGGCATGGTGACCCCTTTGCGAGCGCCTATATGATGGATATCCTGAGTAATATCCACCCAGTTGACCCTGAGTTATGCATCCTGTTGGAAACCAACGGCGTTTATTTTGATGAAGCCCACTGGACCAGGATAGAACATTTAAAAACTGTTGATCTTAGGGTTATTGTTACCATAAATAGTTTTCATGAATGGACTTATAATCACATATCAAGGGGGGGGAATTATAAAAAACTTATGCACAATCTTATGTTTTTACGCAGCTTGCGCAAAGATGGATATATAAAACACTTTACCAATACTCTAGTCATACAAGATAGAAATTTCAGAGAGATACCAGAATTTATTGATCGAAGTTTTGAAGAATTGGAATGTGATCAAGTGATCCTTAGGCCATGCTATCAGTGGGGAACAATGCCTGCCGATGTCTTTTGGTTTAAAGATGTTTTGAATCCTTGTCATCCCTACCATTCAGAGTATCTTGAAATTATGGCTCATCCTCAGCTGCAGGATAAGCGCGTTTTTAATTTTGCAGGTGGTACTCTACATCCTGCTACTCGATTTCCATCAGCAGATGCTGGAGCATAA
- a CDS encoding transposase — MADVKKTTYSPAFKKEAVMLFLKGGRSYRQLCEELGIKNKKTLREWVAKINSGESLEDDPGKSSHAEHRGRPKTNFSSVEELAYVKAERGCLKRLYRSRFGHEWGVHPKKFFSK, encoded by the coding sequence ATGGCCGACGTTAAGAAGACTACATATTCACCTGCATTTAAGAAAGAAGCCGTAATGCTTTTTCTTAAGGGTGGGCGTAGCTATCGGCAACTTTGTGAAGAATTGGGGATCAAGAATAAAAAGACTCTTCGAGAATGGGTTGCTAAGATTAACTCTGGTGAATCGTTGGAGGATGACCCAGGTAAAAGTAGCCATGCCGAACATCGTGGGCGACCAAAAACGAATTTTTCATCTGTAGAAGAACTCGCCTATGTAAAAGCAGAGCGAGGCTGCTTGAAAAGGTTGTATCGCTCCAGATTCGGGCACGAATGGGGAGTGCACCCAAAAAAATTCTTTTCAAAATAA
- a CDS encoding glycosyltransferase, producing the protein MNNRSQSSSLVSIFMPTYNHAPFIEEAMNGCLSQKTTFPFELIICDDFSTDGTREIVSKWAKKYSNITLSLQDHNTRGIRNMLDGLALARSKYLAICEGDDLWSADDKLQRQVTFLEEHSDFTVCCHKVELLYMDNPLPSSPHYIYKDCSADDERIRQGIFFADEVVDNYYLHTSSMLFRWQYSKGLPTWFRPRMLLDHFLFLLIASNGKIKYFDEPMSKWRRHDGGYSFSQLHDKGVFFQKEGGDWITCYRLMDKFFHGRFHLQIRERILLALRAITDNCIKTGQLDQLRELLHKNWDYIKKPVLENASLLDAIRLLYPENRDFFPPWTCTSSNQRKLDSQNKEQELRPILGGGHGLDFEVVPQVADSIWNHWTQGQEYATFGNARAALAAFCYAHGVRCVWVPSCCPSDVVAALTELQLTCRYYALQSDLEPSLEFLSSASPGDMILTICWFGKPLSAVASAEITSYPNLLWVEDRAQCLSCPPSKASAVIYSPRKVVGVPDGGIMVGAGVARMQPGHAENSEGLHLQALVAKCQEFEKVAISPFAQRCTLAEEFQSVLPQGPASRLTQNLLRRLPWEDVVSVRRTNWETLYSALHPFALWPLPSPDFGPNGFPLILPPTFLAAAVVTTLANNGVRVSRMWLSKFPSELDPNARKMRDSLIVLPCDHRYSGQDMEYIAGLVSAIISGNGAQFNRSQRSES; encoded by the coding sequence GTGAATAATCGTTCTCAATCTTCCTCTCTCGTTAGTATATTTATGCCTACTTACAATCATGCTCCTTTTATTGAAGAAGCTATGAATGGATGTTTATCACAAAAAACCACATTCCCTTTTGAACTAATCATTTGCGATGATTTTTCTACAGATGGAACACGAGAGATCGTTAGTAAATGGGCAAAAAAATACAGTAATATAACCCTTTCTCTACAAGATCATAATACCCGTGGCATTCGGAACATGCTAGATGGACTCGCATTGGCACGGAGCAAATATTTGGCTATTTGCGAAGGTGATGATCTGTGGAGCGCTGATGATAAATTGCAACGACAAGTTACTTTTTTAGAAGAGCATTCAGATTTTACAGTTTGTTGTCACAAAGTTGAGTTGTTGTATATGGACAATCCGTTGCCATCGTCACCGCATTATATTTACAAAGACTGCTCCGCCGATGACGAACGTATAAGGCAAGGCATTTTTTTTGCGGATGAAGTTGTTGACAACTATTATCTTCATACAAGTTCTATGCTTTTTCGCTGGCAGTATTCAAAGGGATTGCCCACATGGTTTAGGCCACGGATGTTGCTTGATCATTTTCTTTTTTTACTCATCGCCTCAAATGGAAAGATTAAGTATTTTGATGAACCAATGAGTAAGTGGCGGCGGCATGACGGTGGTTATTCCTTCAGTCAACTGCATGATAAAGGGGTATTTTTTCAAAAGGAGGGTGGTGATTGGATAACGTGTTACCGCTTAATGGATAAATTTTTTCATGGCCGTTTTCATTTACAAATTAGAGAAAGAATTTTACTTGCTTTGCGTGCTATAACAGATAATTGCATAAAGACAGGACAACTGGATCAGTTGCGAGAGTTGCTCCACAAAAACTGGGATTATATAAAAAAACCAGTTCTCGAAAATGCTTCATTGTTAGATGCAATTCGGCTCCTTTATCCTGAAAATAGGGATTTTTTCCCGCCTTGGACATGCACGAGTAGCAACCAACGTAAGCTTGATAGCCAGAACAAAGAACAAGAGCTTAGACCAATTTTAGGGGGGGGGCACGGCCTTGATTTTGAAGTTGTGCCGCAAGTTGCAGATAGTATTTGGAACCATTGGACACAAGGGCAAGAATACGCAACATTTGGTAATGCACGAGCTGCATTAGCTGCTTTTTGTTATGCTCATGGAGTTCGTTGTGTTTGGGTGCCCTCCTGTTGTCCGTCTGATGTCGTAGCTGCTCTTACAGAATTGCAGTTGACTTGCAGATACTACGCCTTGCAAAGTGATCTGGAACCTTCCTTAGAATTTTTGTCTTCGGCTAGTCCTGGTGACATGATTTTAACGATCTGTTGGTTTGGAAAGCCGCTGTCGGCAGTGGCTTCTGCCGAAATAACTAGCTACCCAAATCTATTGTGGGTCGAAGATCGCGCGCAGTGTCTGTCCTGCCCACCCAGCAAGGCCAGTGCAGTGATATATAGTCCCCGTAAGGTGGTGGGGGTTCCTGATGGTGGTATTATGGTGGGGGCAGGCGTTGCAAGGATGCAGCCTGGTCATGCGGAAAACTCTGAGGGACTGCATCTTCAGGCACTTGTGGCCAAATGTCAGGAGTTTGAAAAAGTTGCGATAAGCCCGTTTGCACAGCGATGTACTCTTGCTGAAGAGTTCCAGAGTGTGCTGCCTCAAGGCCCTGCAAGTCGCCTGACACAAAATTTGTTGCGCCGTTTACCTTGGGAAGATGTCGTTTCTGTCAGGCGGACAAACTGGGAAACACTTTATAGCGCACTGCACCCCTTTGCCCTTTGGCCGTTGCCCAGTCCGGATTTTGGCCCCAATGGATTTCCTTTAATTTTGCCACCGACTTTTTTGGCCGCAGCCGTTGTTACAACTCTTGCCAACAATGGTGTACGCGTTAGCCGTATGTGGCTTTCAAAGTTTCCTTCAGAGCTAGATCCGAATGCGCGAAAAATGAGAGACAGCCTCATTGTCTTGCCTTGCGATCATCGCTATTCTGGTCAGGACATGGAGTATATTGCTGGGCTTGTGTCAGCAATTATTTCTGGGAATGGTGCACAATTTAATCGATCACAACGGAGTGAGTCATGA
- a CDS encoding transposase, producing the protein MEQDNGAAQAQHISGLQQRRCKDIADEHRIGVACVERYYHQMMQHKSSHGANRTCPRILGIDEHRFTRRQGFATTFCDLARRRVFDVGKGRSAADMRDLLQSLQDRHKVKMACIDMNSAYRRLVWECFPNARIVADRFHVIRLVNLHFSELCARQ; encoded by the coding sequence GTGGAGCAGGACAACGGAGCTGCTCAAGCGCAACATATTTCAGGCTTACAACAAAGGCGTTGCAAGGACATCGCCGACGAGCACCGCATCGGCGTGGCCTGCGTGGAGCGGTACTACCACCAGATGATGCAGCACAAGAGCAGCCACGGGGCAAACCGCACATGCCCGCGCATTCTGGGCATTGATGAGCATAGGTTTACGCGCAGACAGGGCTTTGCAACAACGTTTTGCGACTTGGCCCGGCGCAGGGTCTTTGATGTGGGTAAAGGGCGCAGCGCCGCTGATATGCGCGACCTTTTGCAATCATTGCAAGACCGCCACAAAGTTAAAATGGCCTGTATTGATATGAATTCTGCATATCGGCGACTTGTGTGGGAATGCTTTCCCAATGCGCGCATTGTTGCGGACAGGTTTCATGTGATCAGGCTGGTGAATCTGCACTTTTCAGAGCTCTGTGCAAGGCAATAG
- a CDS encoding glycosyltransferase, with the protein MVKFINLFVGGYAVAQSMSNFFLQNVRLLNENGIVGCSVPSFDLPLDLTYENHINFLRDHRVASPARQAIVDVLATCNANTTIHTVGINLSYCSHDLLKIAVWVELFKEYFIDSEYRIFVYPQLPDVEIESACYLSLSSSWNISIRKYIKEQLSNIITLNECFEKLSVIEGCSLHFRNAKGMSCNSDVHSDLLQIFNISSNDSVSLISNNNLILPFVSKEVLKFIESINLTQCKEVSETGLFWYDQSAFLERGTNTSPLLSPQLRSDLWQTYLKKDKSLYEHMDPNVFFKEALEQRDIAYKKWQPFELLDDAMAMELAKSLSSDFAQRILKGARTSSHQLPKVALRCLQAVERVHGYHKICVVDMPKVSVLTATYNHKAFIAETIESVLLQQTNFPVEHIIADDGSTDGTQEIIREYANRYRSITPILHTHHVGGGENYAALYESAESQYVASCDGDDYFTDPYKLQLQYDFLEENKTASLCFHLVRVLYEDEPERERLYPPVSELPRGVCQFYYLSDLLKCNLIQTNSVMYRWRFRGGLPDWFRSDLCPGDWYLHLLHAEKGKIGFINKVMSVYRRHKQGIYFVAEKDRLKHRSLFGMKEIEAYDVINKHFEGRYEHILKDLSNGVFADCLLYDSLRSEEEKVEPVLPKLVDSYPDFARYFLNSLKMVSKK; encoded by the coding sequence ATGGTCAAATTTATAAATTTATTTGTTGGAGGGTATGCTGTTGCGCAATCCATGAGTAATTTTTTCCTTCAGAATGTTCGATTGTTAAATGAGAACGGTATTGTTGGTTGCTCAGTGCCTTCTTTTGATCTCCCATTAGATTTGACATATGAAAATCATATTAATTTCTTAAGAGATCATAGGGTTGCGAGCCCTGCTCGACAAGCAATAGTAGACGTTTTGGCGACTTGCAATGCAAATACAACAATCCATACTGTTGGGATTAATCTGTCATATTGCTCACATGATCTTCTGAAAATTGCAGTTTGGGTTGAACTTTTCAAAGAGTACTTCATCGATTCAGAATATCGTATCTTTGTATATCCTCAATTGCCTGATGTCGAAATTGAAAGTGCCTGTTATTTAAGTTTAAGTAGTTCGTGGAATATTTCGATTAGGAAGTATATCAAAGAGCAGCTATCAAATATTATAACTCTGAATGAATGTTTTGAAAAATTGAGTGTGATAGAAGGGTGTTCATTGCATTTTCGTAATGCTAAGGGGATGAGTTGTAACAGTGATGTGCATTCTGACTTGCTTCAGATTTTTAACATCTCATCTAACGATAGTGTCAGTTTAATCTCTAATAATAATCTGATCTTACCTTTTGTTTCAAAGGAGGTGCTTAAGTTTATTGAAAGTATTAATCTCACCCAATGCAAGGAGGTTTCTGAGACGGGACTATTTTGGTATGATCAAAGTGCTTTTTTAGAAAGAGGGACGAACACAAGTCCGTTATTATCTCCGCAGTTAAGAAGTGATTTGTGGCAAACGTACTTGAAAAAAGATAAGAGCTTGTACGAACATATGGATCCAAATGTTTTTTTCAAGGAGGCTTTGGAGCAAAGAGATATTGCCTACAAGAAGTGGCAGCCTTTTGAACTGTTAGATGATGCTATGGCTATGGAATTGGCTAAATCTTTATCTTCAGATTTTGCTCAGCGTATTTTGAAGGGCGCGCGCACTTCTTCCCATCAACTTCCTAAAGTCGCACTGCGCTGTTTGCAGGCCGTTGAGCGTGTGCACGGGTATCATAAAATATGTGTTGTTGACATGCCAAAGGTTTCTGTGCTTACAGCGACTTACAACCATAAAGCTTTTATTGCCGAAACGATTGAGAGCGTGCTTTTACAGCAAACGAATTTCCCTGTGGAGCATATTATTGCTGATGATGGTTCTACAGATGGTACTCAAGAAATTATCCGTGAATACGCCAACAGGTATAGATCTATCACTCCAATTCTACATACACATCATGTTGGTGGTGGGGAGAATTATGCTGCACTTTATGAAAGTGCTGAAAGTCAGTATGTAGCCTCGTGTGATGGAGACGATTATTTTACTGATCCTTATAAATTGCAACTTCAGTATGACTTTTTGGAAGAAAATAAAACTGCATCGCTATGCTTTCATCTTGTACGTGTTTTGTATGAGGATGAGCCAGAACGTGAACGCTTATATCCTCCAGTAAGTGAACTTCCTCGTGGAGTTTGCCAATTCTATTATTTGAGTGATTTGCTTAAGTGTAATCTTATTCAAACAAATTCTGTTATGTATCGGTGGCGTTTTCGTGGAGGATTGCCGGATTGGTTCCGATCCGATTTATGTCCTGGCGACTGGTATTTGCACCTGTTGCATGCAGAGAAGGGGAAAATTGGCTTCATAAATAAAGTAATGAGTGTATATCGACGACACAAGCAAGGAATATATTTTGTTGCCGAGAAAGATCGTCTTAAGCATAGGTCTCTTTTCGGTATGAAGGAAATCGAAGCCTATGATGTTATAAACAAACATTTTGAAGGAAGATACGAACACATCCTTAAAGATTTAAGCAATGGGGTTTTTGCAGATTGTCTTTTATACGATTCACTGAGGAGTGAAGAAGAAAAAGTCGAGCCCGTATTGCCTAAGCTTGTAGATTCATATCCTGATTTTGCTCGCTATTTTTTAAATTCATTGAAAATGGTAAGTAAAAAATAA
- a CDS encoding class I SAM-dependent methyltransferase — MSTYLQQLMSLAHYQRFEEKQLVNLFAERFSSASVLDVGCGLGKYLSILGRMGCKVTGVDSNPRQVSQLVEQGYNVFTPDKFPRTESYDVILMSHLIEHMDLASLTACINSYLELLKPDGKLIIISPVLGERFYYDPTHVRPYYPQSIRMLMGNLLAPAQQRSKWVMYLEDIWFFNDCWRLRGSRHFYPQRRQNVIAQLLVASINLFFVGLYLGTGGRLGAKASWMGIYGKRHEFSSDV; from the coding sequence ATGTCTACTTATTTGCAACAGCTTATGAGTCTTGCTCATTATCAGCGCTTTGAAGAAAAACAGCTTGTGAACCTATTTGCTGAACGGTTTTCATCTGCTTCCGTGTTGGACGTTGGTTGCGGGTTGGGGAAATATTTGTCGATATTGGGTCGTATGGGCTGCAAAGTTACTGGTGTTGACAGTAACCCCCGGCAAGTATCTCAACTCGTGGAGCAGGGTTACAATGTTTTTACGCCAGATAAATTCCCTCGGACAGAATCGTATGATGTGATTCTTATGTCTCATCTTATTGAACATATGGATTTAGCATCACTTACCGCATGTATAAATAGCTATCTTGAGTTATTAAAACCTGATGGAAAGTTGATAATTATAAGTCCTGTCCTTGGTGAGCGGTTTTATTATGATCCAACTCATGTTCGTCCATACTATCCGCAAAGTATACGCATGCTTATGGGGAACTTGCTTGCCCCTGCACAGCAGCGCTCTAAATGGGTTATGTACCTAGAAGATATTTGGTTTTTTAATGATTGTTGGCGTCTTCGTGGCTCTCGACATTTCTATCCGCAAAGGCGACAAAATGTTATTGCCCAACTGCTTGTGGCTAGTATTAATTTATTTTTTGTTGGTTTGTACTTGGGAACTGGAGGAAGATTAGGGGCAAAAGCGAGCTGGATGGGCATTTATGGTAAACGTCATGAATTTTCTTCTGATGTTTAG
- a CDS encoding transposase → MKRSGFTEEQIIGILRQAEAGVRVVDLCRQHGISDATFYKWRSKFGGMNISDAKRCCASWRKRTPV, encoded by the coding sequence ATGAAACGTAGTGGATTCACTGAAGAGCAAATTATTGGGATTTTGCGGCAAGCCGAGGCTGGAGTTCGTGTCGTTGATCTGTGCCGTCAGCATGGCATCTCGGATGCGACCTTTTACAAATGGCGCAGCAAGTTTGGCGGGATGAACATCTCTGATGCCAAGCGGTGTTGCGCCAGTTGGAGGAAGAGAACGCCCGTCTGA